The Sulfitobacter sp. SK011 genome has a window encoding:
- a CDS encoding MaoC family dehydratase: MTTTSITREDMIAAQGREIGHSGWFTMDQARIDAFAEVTEDRQFIHIDPVRAADTMFGGTVAHGMLTLAMMSGMAYAALPAMVGQSASVNYGFEKVRFITPVRSGARIRGRFVLSDATVRGGDKLMTRFDVVVEIEGEARPALTADWLILYMF, encoded by the coding sequence ATGACGACCACATCCATCACCCGAGAGGATATGATCGCAGCGCAGGGGCGCGAGATTGGCCATTCGGGGTGGTTTACCATGGATCAGGCGCGCATTGATGCCTTTGCTGAAGTGACCGAGGACCGTCAGTTTATCCACATTGACCCGGTCCGCGCCGCTGACACGATGTTCGGCGGCACCGTGGCGCATGGCATGCTGACCCTGGCTATGATGTCCGGGATGGCATATGCCGCGTTGCCCGCGATGGTGGGGCAAAGCGCGTCGGTGAATTATGGATTCGAGAAGGTGCGGTTTATCACTCCGGTGCGGTCCGGTGCGCGGATCAGGGGGCGATTTGTGCTGTCTGACGCGACGGTGCGCGGAGGTGACAAGCTGATGACCCGCTTTGATGTCGTGGTGGAGATTGAGGGAGAGGCCCGGCCCGCCCTGACGGCGGATTGGTTGATTTTGTATATGTTTTAA
- a CDS encoding Lrp/AsnC family transcriptional regulator yields the protein MAVLDRISEHILRELSRNGRISNLELADRVGLSPSACLRRVQDLEKKGIITGYRAVLDRTALGSGFVAYVGVGLSDHSKSSQEAFERAIARAPEVVECHNITGTIEYLLRVECADLRAYKSFHTDMLGALPQVNGITSYVVMGSPKDERA from the coding sequence ATGGCCGTTCTAGATCGAATTTCTGAACATATATTGCGCGAACTGTCCCGCAATGGTCGGATCAGCAATCTTGAGCTTGCGGATCGGGTTGGTCTTTCACCCTCTGCCTGCCTGCGCCGGGTTCAGGATCTGGAAAAGAAGGGCATCATCACAGGGTACCGTGCGGTGCTGGATCGCACCGCCCTTGGTTCTGGGTTTGTGGCATATGTTGGTGTCGGCCTCAGCGACCATTCCAAGTCGAGCCAAGAAGCATTTGAACGCGCCATTGCCCGCGCACCCGAAGTGGTCGAGTGCCACAACATTACCGGGACAATCGAGTACCTTTTGCGTGTCGAATGCGCCGATTTGCGGGCCTACAAATCCTTCCACACCGACATGCTTGGCGCGCTGCCGCAAGTGAATGGGATCACGTCCTATGTCGTAATGGGATCGCCCAAAGACGAACGGGCTTAG
- a CDS encoding acetyl-CoA carboxylase carboxyltransferase subunit alpha — MTQYLDFEKPLAEIEGKAEELRAIARTNPETDTTAEAKALDVKAAAILDELYSSLTPWRKCQVARHPERPHCKDYIEALFTEYTPLAGDRNFADDLAVMGGLARFNDTPVMVIGHEKGNDTKSRIERNFGMARPEGYRKAVRLMELAGKFNLPVITLVDTPGAYPGKGAEERGQSEAIARSTEKCLQIGVPLISVIIGEGGSGGAVAFATANRVAMLEHAVYSVITPEGCASILWKDSEKMREAAEAMRLTADDLMKLGVTDQIIKEPKGGAHRDAAMTIKSVGVAIAAMLKELSGKDGKTLVADRRRKYLDIGGKGLAA, encoded by the coding sequence ATGACCCAATACCTTGATTTCGAGAAACCACTGGCCGAGATTGAAGGCAAAGCAGAAGAGCTGCGCGCCATTGCGCGGACAAATCCCGAGACGGATACCACTGCGGAAGCCAAAGCGTTGGATGTCAAAGCGGCGGCCATACTTGATGAATTGTACAGTTCACTGACCCCCTGGCGTAAATGCCAGGTCGCACGCCACCCTGAGCGGCCCCATTGTAAAGACTACATTGAAGCGCTGTTTACCGAATATACGCCATTGGCAGGTGATCGGAATTTTGCGGACGACTTGGCCGTGATGGGCGGTTTGGCACGGTTTAATGACACGCCTGTGATGGTGATCGGCCACGAAAAAGGCAACGATACCAAATCCCGGATTGAGCGGAATTTTGGCATGGCCCGACCCGAAGGATACCGCAAGGCCGTGCGCCTGATGGAACTTGCAGGTAAGTTTAACCTGCCCGTGATCACGCTGGTCGACACGCCCGGTGCCTATCCCGGCAAAGGGGCCGAGGAACGTGGGCAATCAGAAGCAATTGCACGGTCCACAGAAAAATGTTTGCAGATCGGCGTGCCGTTGATCAGCGTCATTATCGGAGAAGGCGGTTCAGGCGGGGCGGTTGCATTTGCCACGGCAAACCGGGTCGCGATGCTGGAACATGCTGTGTATTCCGTGATCACCCCGGAAGGCTGCGCGTCGATCCTCTGGAAAGATTCAGAAAAAATGCGTGAGGCGGCAGAGGCAATGCGGCTGACCGCAGATGACCTGATGAAACTGGGTGTAACGGACCAGATTATCAAAGAACCCAAGGGCGGTGCCCACCGCGACGCCGCGATGACGATCAAATCGGTCGGTGTGGCTATCGCTGCGATGCTCAAAGAACTCAGCGGCAAAGACGGCAAAACGCTTGTCGCGGACCGTCGCCGCAAATACCTCGACATCGGCGGCAAAGGGCTGGCTGCCTGA
- a CDS encoding metal-dependent phosphohydrolase, translated as MFNPTAVVASEFGDHLAETYLQYFSGRKAEYAAFISGSARMLLERLGNSDALYHNAEHTMMVTLVGQQIIRGQLVTRAVQPEDWLHYIVALLVHDIGYSRDICEGDTDTEVVVNAAGDKICPPRGASDAFLAPYHVDRGKMYARRRFAGSGLIDEERIAAAIEYTRFPVPDDPAYADTTSEPALVRAADLIGQIADPFYHRKIGGLFSEFVETGFAQKLGYETPMDLMEQFPQFFWHQVQPLIGPALVHLEQTMEGKQWVAQLYNHVFQVSHRASCLGPFPGAKGREEPE; from the coding sequence ATGTTCAATCCTACCGCCGTCGTTGCGTCAGAATTCGGGGATCATCTCGCTGAAACCTATCTACAGTATTTCTCGGGACGCAAAGCTGAATACGCCGCCTTCATCAGCGGCAGCGCACGCATGCTGCTTGAGCGGCTGGGCAATTCCGACGCTCTTTATCACAATGCCGAACATACGATGATGGTCACACTCGTTGGTCAGCAAATCATCCGGGGCCAGTTGGTGACCCGCGCTGTCCAACCCGAAGACTGGCTGCATTACATCGTAGCGCTTTTGGTCCACGACATAGGCTACTCTCGTGACATCTGCGAAGGGGACACGGACACCGAGGTCGTTGTGAACGCGGCCGGTGACAAAATCTGTCCGCCACGCGGCGCGTCAGATGCCTTTCTTGCGCCCTATCACGTTGATCGTGGAAAAATGTATGCCCGTCGGCGCTTTGCAGGATCCGGTCTCATTGATGAAGAGAGGATCGCCGCCGCCATCGAATACACCCGGTTTCCCGTGCCAGATGATCCGGCCTATGCCGACACAACGAGCGAACCGGCTCTGGTGCGCGCTGCCGACCTTATCGGACAGATCGCGGACCCGTTCTACCATCGCAAGATTGGCGGTCTTTTCAGTGAATTTGTCGAAACCGGTTTTGCGCAAAAACTTGGGTATGAGACGCCAATGGATTTGATGGAACAGTTTCCACAATTCTTCTGGCATCAAGTGCAGCCATTGATCGGCCCTGCGCTTGTGCATCTGGAGCAGACAATGGAAGGCAAGCAGTGGGTGGCACAGCTTTATAATCACGTCTTTCAGGTATCCCATCGGGCCAGTTGCCTTGGACCGTTTCCGGGCGCGAAGGGTCGAGAGGAACCGGAATAG
- a CDS encoding LysE family translocator: MDYDVLPALALFAFVSSATPGPNNLMLMASGANYGFRRTIPHMLGISIGFLVLMLLTGVGLVRVFEIYPAIYTALTVLSIAYLLYLAWKIANAAPVKERQATGQPMTFLQAAAFQWVNPKAWAMALTGITVYVADGGAMMLFAAAVLFASVNLPSVTIWTVLGQQMARFLTNPSRLRMFNWTMAALLIASLYPVLSMIG, encoded by the coding sequence ATGGATTATGATGTCTTACCCGCGCTTGCACTTTTCGCCTTTGTCAGCTCCGCCACGCCGGGGCCCAACAACCTGATGCTCATGGCATCGGGGGCGAATTACGGTTTTCGCCGCACCATTCCGCACATGCTGGGCATATCTATCGGGTTTCTGGTTTTGATGCTGCTCACTGGTGTTGGCCTCGTCCGGGTTTTTGAAATCTATCCAGCCATTTATACCGCCCTCACGGTGCTGAGCATTGCCTATCTGCTTTATCTGGCATGGAAAATTGCCAATGCAGCACCGGTCAAAGAACGGCAAGCAACCGGTCAGCCAATGACGTTTCTACAGGCAGCAGCGTTCCAGTGGGTCAACCCCAAGGCTTGGGCGATGGCGTTGACCGGGATCACCGTTTACGTCGCCGATGGCGGGGCGATGATGTTATTTGCGGCGGCGGTTCTTTTTGCGTCGGTCAACCTGCCGTCCGTGACAATATGGACGGTGCTGGGCCAGCAAATGGCCCGTTTTCTGACCAACCCCTCGCGCCTGCGCATGTTTAACTGGACAATGGCGGCGCTGTTGATTGCCTCGCTCTATCCGGTCTTGTCGATGATTGGTTAA
- a CDS encoding L-malyl-CoA/beta-methylmalyl-CoA lyase, giving the protein MSFRIQPTAPARPNRCQLFGPGSRPALFEKMAASAADVINLDLEDSVAPSDKDSARANIIAAISDVNWGDKTLSVRINGLDTPYWYRDVVDLMEQAGDRLDQIMIPKVGCAADVYAVDALVTAIETAKGRSRKISFEVIIESAAGIAHVEEIAASSPRLQAMSLGAADFAASMGMQTTGIGGTQENYYMLRDGAKHWSDPWHWAQAAIVAACRTHGVLPVDGPFGDFSDDDGFRAQARRSATLGMVGKWAIHPKQIAIANEVFTPSAEAVSEAREILAAMEAAKAKGEGATVYKGRLVDIASIKQAEVIVRQSEMIAGK; this is encoded by the coding sequence ATGTCATTCCGCATCCAGCCAACCGCACCCGCACGCCCGAACCGCTGCCAGTTGTTCGGCCCGGGATCACGGCCGGCGCTGTTTGAAAAGATGGCGGCATCAGCGGCTGATGTCATTAACCTTGACCTCGAAGACAGCGTGGCCCCGTCTGACAAAGACAGCGCGCGCGCCAACATCATCGCGGCGATCTCTGATGTGAACTGGGGCGACAAAACCCTGTCCGTTCGCATCAACGGTTTGGATACGCCCTATTGGTACCGTGACGTCGTCGATCTGATGGAACAGGCGGGCGACCGGCTCGATCAAATCATGATCCCGAAAGTCGGCTGTGCAGCGGATGTTTATGCCGTGGATGCCTTGGTCACAGCGATTGAAACAGCCAAGGGGCGGTCCAGGAAAATTTCATTCGAGGTCATCATCGAATCTGCGGCGGGAATCGCGCATGTCGAAGAGATCGCTGCAAGCTCGCCTCGATTGCAGGCCATGAGTTTGGGTGCTGCGGATTTTGCAGCCTCGATGGGGATGCAGACAACTGGCATCGGCGGGACGCAGGAGAATTACTATATGCTCCGGGACGGGGCGAAACACTGGTCGGACCCCTGGCACTGGGCACAGGCCGCGATCGTGGCGGCCTGTCGCACGCACGGCGTTTTGCCCGTGGATGGCCCCTTTGGTGATTTTTCCGACGATGACGGGTTCAGGGCACAGGCCCGCCGTTCGGCAACGCTGGGCATGGTCGGGAAATGGGCGATCCACCCAAAACAGATCGCGATCGCAAACGAGGTATTTACGCCCTCAGCAGAAGCCGTCTCCGAAGCCCGCGAGATTCTGGCCGCCATGGAGGCCGCCAAAGCCAAAGGCGAAGGGGCCACGGTCTATAAAGGGCGTCTGGTTGATATTGCCAGTATCAAACAGGCCGAAGTTATTGTGCGCCAATCAGAGATGATTGCCGGGAAATAG
- a CDS encoding D-amino-acid transaminase, with product MRTVYVNGEYLPETDAKISIFDRGFLMADGVYEVTSVLDGKLIDFDGHAVRLSRSLNELQMRNPISKDDLLEVHRELVRVNEIDEGLIYLQITRGSDGDRDFAFPDPETTEPTIVLFTQSKPGMADSPAAKKGAKIISIEDIRWGRRDIKTVQLLYPSMGKMMAKKAGCDDAWMVEDGFVTEGTSNNAYIVKGNKIITRALSNDILHGITRAAVLRFAREAQMVVEERNFTIDEAQAADEAFTTSASAFVMPVVEIDGVALGDGTPGKVAPRLREIYLDEMRKAAV from the coding sequence ATGCGGACAGTCTATGTAAACGGCGAATACCTTCCTGAAACCGATGCAAAAATCTCAATTTTTGATCGCGGATTTTTGATGGCAGATGGGGTCTATGAGGTCACATCGGTCCTGGACGGTAAGCTGATTGATTTTGACGGCCATGCGGTGCGGCTCAGCCGGTCGTTGAATGAGCTGCAGATGCGCAACCCGATTTCCAAGGACGACCTGTTGGAGGTGCACCGCGAACTGGTGCGCGTGAATGAGATTGACGAAGGGTTGATCTATTTGCAGATCACACGCGGCTCGGATGGGGATCGTGACTTTGCCTTTCCCGATCCTGAAACCACCGAACCAACCATCGTTTTGTTTACCCAGAGCAAACCGGGCATGGCGGATAGTCCTGCGGCCAAAAAAGGCGCAAAGATCATCAGCATCGAGGACATCCGATGGGGTCGCCGTGACATCAAGACGGTGCAATTGCTCTATCCGTCGATGGGCAAAATGATGGCCAAGAAAGCGGGCTGTGATGATGCGTGGATGGTCGAGGATGGCTTTGTCACCGAAGGCACCAGCAACAATGCCTATATCGTTAAGGGCAACAAAATCATCACCCGGGCGCTGAGCAATGACATCCTGCACGGCATCACCCGCGCGGCTGTTTTACGGTTTGCGCGTGAGGCGCAGATGGTGGTTGAGGAACGCAATTTTACCATCGACGAAGCACAGGCCGCGGATGAAGCATTCACCACGTCAGCCAGCGCATTTGTGATGCCGGTGGTGGAGATTGACGGGGTTGCCTTGGGTGACGGGACGCCGGGCAAAGTGGCCCCGCGGCTGCGTGAAATCTATCTGGATGAAATGCGCAAGGCGGCCGTTTGA
- the dgcA gene encoding N-acetyl-D-Glu racemase DgcA, whose protein sequence is MRIEVCRDVFKLAQVFAISRESRTEARVLTVRITEGGVTGWGECVPYARYDETLDSVTAEIEGLTSTVSRAKLHDLLPAGAARNAVDCALWDLAAKQAGKRVWELAGLETPGPEVTAYTLSLDTPEAMQAQAAKHAFRPLLKIKLGTPDDMPRLEAVRAGAPTSTIIVDANEGWSAEVYADLAPHLLRLGVALVEQPLPAGEDDALIGMQRPVPVCADESCHDRESLPGLKGKYDVVNIKLDKAGGLTEALALRDAARAEGYDVMVGCMVGSSLAMAPATLVAQGVNVVDLDGPLLLAEDRDHALKYDQAGVHPPEAVLWG, encoded by the coding sequence ATGCGCATAGAAGTCTGCCGGGATGTATTTAAGCTGGCGCAGGTTTTTGCGATATCGCGGGAATCACGTACCGAAGCCCGAGTTTTGACCGTGCGCATCACTGAGGGTGGCGTTACGGGATGGGGCGAATGTGTGCCCTATGCCCGATATGATGAGACATTGGACTCTGTGACGGCTGAGATAGAAGGGCTGACAAGCACGGTAAGCCGCGCAAAACTCCATGATCTATTGCCAGCCGGGGCTGCGCGAAATGCGGTTGATTGTGCGCTGTGGGATTTGGCGGCCAAACAGGCCGGAAAACGCGTCTGGGAGCTGGCTGGATTAGAAACTCCGGGGCCGGAGGTTACCGCCTATACGTTATCTTTGGACACGCCAGAGGCCATGCAGGCGCAGGCCGCCAAACATGCGTTTCGGCCCTTGTTGAAGATTAAGCTCGGCACACCCGATGATATGCCAAGGCTTGAGGCGGTTCGTGCAGGTGCGCCCACGTCCACCATTATTGTAGATGCCAACGAAGGCTGGTCCGCTGAGGTCTATGCGGACCTCGCGCCACATCTGTTGCGGCTTGGTGTGGCGCTTGTGGAACAGCCGCTGCCAGCAGGGGAAGATGATGCACTGATTGGCATGCAGCGCCCGGTCCCGGTTTGTGCTGACGAATCCTGTCATGATCGCGAAAGCCTGCCCGGACTCAAAGGCAAATACGATGTGGTGAACATCAAATTGGACAAGGCCGGCGGGCTGACCGAGGCGCTGGCACTGCGCGACGCCGCGCGTGCCGAAGGTTATGACGTGATGGTCGGTTGCATGGTCGGGTCGTCTCTGGCGATGGCACCGGCAACGCTTGTCGCGCAAGGGGTCAACGTCGTCGACCTTGACGGGCCGCTCTTGTTGGCAGAAGACCGGGATCATGCGTTGAAATATGATCAGGCTGGTGTGCACCCGCCTGAGGCAGTACTTTGGGGATGA